The Flavobacterium psychrophilum genome includes a region encoding these proteins:
- a CDS encoding GTP cyclohydrolase, producing the protein MITIKEAKTRKELKDFVKFSFELYKDNPYWIPPIINEELDSFDKTKNPAFEHADAKFYLAYKDGKIVGKTAAIVNWQEINEQQKKKVRFGWFDVINDIEVTKALLEKVYELGREHNLEYVEGPMGFSNLDKVGVLIEGFDQMGNMITWYSHPYYKEHFEKLGYVKEKEYIESIFSFSNVHPTVFEKAAELVKRRYGLKALDFKTTADVMPHVDKMFDLFNDSYKDLSSFVAITDVQKEYFKKKYISFINPEYIKFVEDKDHKLVAFSIVMPSFSEALKKANGKLFPFGFLHLLKARKKSKDVVFYLIGVDPEYQNKGVTAIIFEEYFKVFTENKIENCIRTPELEDNHAIQNLWKHFDPKVNKRRRTYRKDL; encoded by the coding sequence ATGATAACGATTAAAGAAGCTAAGACCAGGAAAGAACTGAAAGATTTTGTAAAGTTCTCTTTTGAGTTGTATAAAGACAATCCGTACTGGATACCACCTATTATAAACGAAGAGCTTGACAGTTTTGATAAAACTAAAAACCCTGCTTTTGAGCATGCCGATGCTAAATTTTACCTTGCTTACAAAGATGGTAAGATAGTTGGCAAAACAGCTGCCATTGTTAATTGGCAGGAAATAAACGAGCAGCAGAAAAAGAAAGTACGTTTTGGCTGGTTTGATGTTATTAATGACATTGAAGTTACCAAAGCCCTGCTTGAAAAAGTATACGAACTGGGTCGCGAACACAACCTTGAATATGTAGAGGGACCAATGGGTTTTTCTAATCTGGATAAAGTAGGTGTGCTTATTGAAGGTTTTGACCAGATGGGCAACATGATAACCTGGTACAGCCACCCCTACTACAAAGAGCATTTTGAGAAGCTTGGCTATGTAAAAGAGAAGGAATACATCGAAAGTATTTTCAGCTTTAGTAATGTACACCCTACTGTATTTGAGAAAGCTGCCGAACTGGTTAAAAGGCGTTATGGACTTAAAGCTCTTGACTTTAAGACTACAGCAGATGTTATGCCACATGTAGACAAAATGTTTGACCTATTTAATGATTCATACAAAGACCTGTCTTCTTTTGTTGCCATTACAGATGTTCAGAAAGAGTATTTTAAAAAGAAGTACATCAGCTTTATCAATCCTGAATATATTAAGTTCGTAGAAGATAAAGACCACAAGCTGGTTGCTTTTAGCATTGTTATGCCTTCGTTTTCGGAAGCATTAAAGAAGGCGAACGGAAAACTATTCCCTTTTGGATTCCTTCACCTTTTAAAGGCCAGAAAGAAGAGCAAGGACGTTGTTTTCTATTTGATTGGTGTTGACCCGGAATATCAGAATAAAGGCGTTACAGCTATTATATTCGAAGAGTATTTTAAAGTATTTACAGAAAATAAGATAGAGAACTGCATACGTACGCCCGAACTGGAAGATAACCACGCGATACAAAACCTCTGGAAACACTTTGACCCAAAAGTTAACAAACGCAGAAGGACATACAGGAAAGATTTATAA
- a CDS encoding 8-amino-7-oxononanoate synthase, translating to MVKDLFERIQKNKGPLGMWASQAEGYFVFPKLEGPLANRMQFHGKEVINWSINDYLGLANHPEVRKVDAEAAAEYGAAYPMGARMMSGHTSWHEKLEQELASFVQKESAYLLNFGYQGMVSTIDALVSKNDVIVYDVDSHACIIDGVRLHMGKRFTYKHNDVESLEKNLERATNMAETTGGGILVITEGVFGMRGQQGKLKEIVALKEKYNFRLLVDDAHGFGTLGKTGAGAGEEQECQDGIDVYFSTFAKSMASIGAFVAADKDIIDFLKYNLRSQMFAKALPMLLVKGALKRLELLKTTPELKDKLWENVDYLQNGLKAKGFNIGDTNTCVTPVYLEGSIPEAMVMVNDLRENYSIFLSIVVYPVIPKGIILLRMIPTATHTIADIDETLAAYEAIRTKLENGTYKEIAAQTKVDVSAQ from the coding sequence ATGGTAAAAGATCTTTTTGAAAGAATACAGAAGAATAAAGGCCCTTTAGGAATGTGGGCTTCTCAGGCTGAAGGGTATTTCGTTTTTCCTAAACTGGAAGGCCCTCTGGCAAACAGGATGCAGTTTCACGGTAAAGAGGTTATTAACTGGAGTATAAACGATTATTTAGGATTGGCTAACCACCCTGAAGTTCGTAAAGTTGATGCTGAGGCTGCTGCCGAATATGGTGCGGCTTACCCAATGGGAGCGAGGATGATGAGCGGCCATACTTCATGGCACGAAAAACTGGAGCAGGAACTGGCGTCTTTTGTACAAAAAGAATCAGCTTACCTATTAAACTTCGGTTATCAGGGGATGGTATCTACTATTGATGCCCTTGTTTCTAAAAACGACGTAATTGTTTATGATGTAGATTCTCACGCTTGTATTATTGATGGTGTGCGTCTTCATATGGGTAAACGTTTTACATACAAACATAACGATGTAGAGAGCCTTGAGAAAAACCTTGAGCGCGCTACAAACATGGCTGAAACTACCGGTGGTGGTATCCTTGTTATTACCGAAGGTGTTTTTGGTATGAGAGGCCAGCAAGGTAAACTTAAAGAGATCGTTGCCCTTAAAGAAAAATACAATTTCAGGCTATTGGTAGATGATGCACATGGTTTTGGTACACTTGGTAAAACAGGTGCAGGAGCAGGTGAGGAGCAGGAATGCCAGGATGGTATTGATGTTTACTTTTCTACGTTCGCAAAATCTATGGCTAGTATAGGCGCATTTGTGGCGGCTGATAAAGATATTATCGACTTCCTTAAATACAACCTTCGTTCTCAGATGTTTGCTAAAGCGCTTCCGATGCTATTGGTAAAAGGAGCACTTAAACGTCTTGAGTTGCTTAAAACTACTCCGGAGCTTAAAGATAAACTTTGGGAGAATGTAGATTACCTGCAAAACGGACTTAAAGCTAAAGGTTTTAATATTGGTGATACTAACACTTGTGTTACTCCGGTTTACCTTGAAGGAAGTATTCCTGAAGCAATGGTAATGGTTAACGACCTTAGAGAGAACTACAGTATATTCCTTTCAATTGTTGTGTATCCGGTAATACCTAAAGGAATTATTCTTTTAAGGATGATACCTACAGCTACACACACTATTGCAGATATCGATGAGACCCTTGCTGCATATGAGGCTATCCGTACTAAATTAGAAAACGGTACGTACAAAGAAATCGCTGCACAAACTAAAGTAGACGTTTCTGCTCAATAA
- a CDS encoding deoxyribonucleotide triphosphate pyrophosphatase (hydrolyzes non-standard nucleotides such as xanthine and inosine) encodes MRLVFASNNKNKIQEIKHQLPAEIDLLSLEDIGCHEEIPETADTIKGNAILKADYVTKNYGYDCFADDTGLEVNALNGAPGVYSARYAGEQKNADDNMNKLLTELVGKTNREARFKTVIALNLNGEQHLFTGIVDGNIATERTGNEGFGYDPVFKPEGLGVTFAQISLGEKALLSHRGRAVKQLIDFLKS; translated from the coding sequence ATGAGACTCGTTTTTGCATCCAATAATAAAAATAAGATCCAGGAAATAAAGCATCAGCTTCCTGCCGAGATAGATCTATTAAGCCTTGAAGACATAGGCTGCCATGAAGAAATTCCTGAAACCGCAGACACTATAAAAGGTAATGCCATCCTTAAAGCAGACTATGTTACCAAAAACTATGGCTATGATTGCTTTGCAGATGACACCGGACTTGAAGTTAACGCACTTAACGGTGCTCCGGGTGTATATTCTGCCCGCTATGCCGGCGAACAGAAGAATGCTGACGATAATATGAACAAATTGCTTACCGAACTGGTCGGAAAAACCAACCGTGAGGCGCGCTTTAAAACAGTGATTGCATTAAATCTTAACGGAGAACAGCATCTTTTTACGGGAATTGTAGACGGAAACATTGCTACAGAAAGGACAGGAAACGAAGGTTTTGGCTATGATCCTGTATTTAAACCTGAAGGTTTAGGTGTTACTTTTGCGCAGATTTCACTCGGCGAAAAGGCGCTCCTAAGTCATCGTGGAAGGGCTGTGAAGCAGCTTATCGACTTCCTTAAAAGTTAA
- a CDS encoding DEAD/DEAH box helicase: MNKFEQLGLNESLLKAIADLGFENPSEVQEKAIPLLLEKDTDIVALAQTGTGKTAAFGFPLIQKIDPENRNTQALILSPTRELCLQITNEIKLYSKYIKGINTVAVYGGASITEQARDIKRGAQIIVATPGRMQDMINRGLVDVSKIDFCILDEADEMLNMGFYDDIVNILSTSPDDKSTWLFSATMPQEVARIAKEFMRKPLEITVGHKNSGSSTVSHEFYLVNARDRYEALKRLADSNPDIFSVVFCRTKRDTQAVAEKLIEDGYNAAALHGDLSQAQRDSVMKSFRNRQIQMLVATDVAARGIDVDNITHVVNYQLPDEIETYNHRSGRTGRAGKLGTSIVIITKSELRKISAIERIIQQKFQEKTIPSGMEICEIQLFHLANRIKDVEIDHEIDSYLPAIYEVMKDLTKEELIKKMVSVEFNRFINYYKKNRDLSAQSAGDRADRGVSRGNDGATRYFINIGSRDNYDWMSLKDFLRDTLGLGRDDVFKVDVKEGFSFFNTDAEHSEKVLDILNSFQMDGRRINVEISKNDGRDNNGGRRDHNNRGGGGGFRGNSDRGGSSDRGGRGGERRGESSSFGGGRSGARSAGSGSGSGAGSSRPPRRGDSNRDSSASRERRPRRS; this comes from the coding sequence ATGAACAAATTTGAACAATTAGGATTGAATGAATCGCTTCTGAAGGCGATAGCCGATCTAGGATTTGAAAATCCGTCAGAAGTACAGGAGAAAGCGATTCCCCTATTATTGGAAAAAGACACAGATATAGTAGCGTTAGCCCAGACGGGTACAGGGAAAACCGCTGCTTTTGGTTTTCCGCTTATCCAAAAAATAGATCCTGAAAACAGGAACACACAGGCGCTTATCTTATCGCCGACACGTGAGCTTTGCTTACAGATTACAAACGAAATTAAGCTTTACTCTAAGTACATCAAAGGCATCAACACTGTTGCTGTGTATGGTGGAGCAAGCATTACAGAACAAGCAAGAGACATTAAACGTGGTGCACAAATTATTGTTGCTACACCGGGTAGGATGCAGGACATGATTAACCGTGGACTTGTAGATGTGTCTAAAATTGATTTCTGTATTCTTGATGAGGCAGATGAAATGCTTAACATGGGATTCTATGATGATATCGTAAACATATTATCTACATCTCCAGACGATAAGAGCACATGGTTATTCTCAGCTACTATGCCGCAGGAAGTTGCACGTATCGCTAAAGAATTCATGAGAAAGCCGCTTGAAATTACAGTAGGCCACAAAAACTCTGGTTCATCTACGGTATCTCACGAATTTTACCTTGTAAATGCACGTGACCGTTATGAAGCACTTAAGCGTCTTGCTGACTCTAATCCGGACATTTTCTCGGTTGTATTTTGCCGTACTAAAAGAGACACTCAGGCAGTTGCCGAAAAACTTATTGAAGACGGATACAACGCAGCAGCACTTCACGGTGACCTTTCTCAGGCACAGCGTGATTCTGTAATGAAATCGTTCCGTAATAGGCAGATACAAATGCTTGTTGCTACAGACGTTGCAGCAAGGGGTATTGACGTTGACAACATTACACACGTTGTTAACTATCAGCTTCCTGACGAGATTGAAACATACAACCACCGTAGTGGACGTACAGGCCGTGCAGGTAAATTAGGTACATCTATTGTAATTATCACTAAAAGTGAATTACGTAAAATATCTGCTATTGAAAGGATCATCCAGCAAAAATTCCAGGAAAAAACAATTCCTTCAGGAATGGAGATCTGCGAAATTCAGCTTTTCCACTTAGCAAACAGAATTAAAGACGTTGAAATTGACCACGAAATCGACTCTTACCTTCCTGCTATCTATGAAGTAATGAAAGATCTTACGAAAGAAGAGCTTATCAAGAAAATGGTATCAGTAGAATTTAACCGTTTCATCAACTACTACAAGAAAAACCGTGACCTTTCTGCACAATCTGCAGGAGACAGGGCAGACAGAGGTGTTTCAAGAGGTAATGATGGCGCTACGCGTTATTTCATTAATATAGGATCAAGAGACAATTATGACTGGATGAGCCTTAAGGATTTCCTTCGTGACACTCTTGGACTTGGACGTGACGATGTGTTTAAAGTGGATGTAAAAGAAGGTTTCTCTTTCTTTAATACAGATGCTGAACACAGCGAAAAAGTACTTGACATATTAAACAGCTTCCAGATGGATGGCCGTAGAATTAATGTTGAGATCTCTAAAAACGACGGAAGAGACAACAATGGCGGACGCAGAGACCACAACAACAGAGGCGGCGGTGGCGGCTTTAGAGGAAACTCTGACCGTGGCGGAAGCTCTGACCGTGGTGGAAGAGGCGGCGAAAGAAGAGGCGAATCATCATCATTTGGTGGTGGAAGAAGCGGTGCAAGAAGTGCAGGTTCTGGTTCAGGATCAGGAGCAGGAAGCAGCCGCCCTCCAAGAAGAGGCGACTCTAACCGTGATTCTTCAGCTTCAAGAGAAAGAAGACCAAGAAGAAGCTAA
- a CDS encoding rRNA methyltransferase has translation MKNTFDINYLNYLETIITENRRDKFLNVLSQRTKHFTVAIEDLFQLHNTSAVMRSCEIFGIQELNVIEEKYGKTIDKEIAMGAQKWVDVNRYNAIGDCIADLKAKGYRIIATSPHEESCLLEDFDISQPAALFFGTERLGLSEEVLSQADGFLKIPMFGFTESINVSSSAAIIIQHLSSKLRSSDIQWQLTAEEILEKRIDWARKSIKDIDFITERYLTD, from the coding sequence ATGAAAAATACTTTCGATATAAACTATCTTAATTATCTAGAAACCATTATTACAGAAAATCGAAGGGATAAGTTCTTAAATGTGCTATCGCAACGTACAAAGCATTTTACGGTTGCTATAGAAGATCTTTTCCAGCTTCATAATACCAGTGCGGTTATGCGTAGCTGCGAGATCTTCGGTATACAGGAATTGAATGTAATAGAGGAGAAGTACGGAAAAACAATTGACAAAGAAATTGCCATGGGAGCCCAGAAATGGGTAGATGTAAACCGTTATAATGCTATAGGCGATTGTATAGCCGACTTAAAAGCTAAAGGCTACAGAATTATAGCTACCTCGCCACATGAAGAATCGTGCCTGTTGGAAGATTTTGATATTTCGCAGCCTGCTGCATTGTTTTTTGGTACAGAGCGTCTTGGGCTTTCAGAGGAAGTTTTAAGCCAGGCTGATGGCTTTTTAAAGATACCGATGTTTGGGTTTACTGAGAGTATCAATGTGTCGTCATCGGCCGCTATTATCATACAGCATCTAAGTAGTAAGTTGAGGAGTTCTGATATTCAGTGGCAGCTTACTGCCGAAGAGATTTTGGAGAAGCGCATTGACTGGGCGCGAAAATCTATTAAGGATATTGATTTTATTACCGAAAGATACCTTACTGATTAA
- a CDS encoding RNA polymerase subunit sigma-70 — translation MTQEELLEQIYKKDSNAFNSLYNMYSKSLYGVIFNLIKNKEESEDVLQEVFIKIWKNIDSYNDTKGRFFTWILNIARNSAIDKLRSKDHNKNLKNLSVDNFVHILDHNATVVNKIDAIGIREFVKKLKPTCVRIIELLFFKGYTQQEASDELAMPLGTVKTQNRNCIKDLRTILEV, via the coding sequence ATGACACAGGAAGAATTACTGGAGCAAATCTACAAAAAAGACAGCAATGCTTTCAACTCGCTGTACAACATGTATTCAAAAAGCCTTTATGGGGTAATCTTTAATCTGATAAAAAACAAAGAAGAATCTGAAGATGTGCTTCAGGAAGTTTTTATTAAGATCTGGAAGAATATAGATTCCTATAACGATACAAAAGGTCGATTTTTTACATGGATACTGAATATTGCGAGAAATTCAGCCATTGATAAATTGAGATCTAAAGATCATAATAAGAATTTAAAAAACCTCTCCGTTGATAATTTCGTACATATCCTTGACCACAATGCCACGGTAGTCAATAAGATAGATGCCATTGGTATTCGTGAGTTCGTAAAGAAACTTAAACCTACCTGCGTACGCATTATCGAGTTATTATTTTTCAAAGGTTACACCCAACAGGAAGCCTCGGATGAACTCGCTATGCCCTTAGGTACGGTAAAGACACAAAACAGGAATTGCATTAAGGATTTAAGAACGATATTAGAAGTATAA
- a CDS encoding anti-sigma factor, with protein MNREYIESGILELYVFGVTTEEENKEVQDMARQHEDVQAEILSIEKAVIDLSYAVSPDLSPEVYHRVRMQLIEKHSGVVPMESRKSSTASYLGWAAAVIFLFGIGAQYYMYNQETQEAQSASAAQRNKYEQMVASLTKDNTQSEKALSVIRAKNSSVVTLAGQEAAPDAYAKMYVNNDKKEIYVDIAGLPEAPEGKVYQVWAIMLDPLTPTSIGVLDKNKVAESKGIIAVDNFNGAQAFGITLEPAGGSPSPTMEMLYTLGKV; from the coding sequence ATGAACAGAGAGTATATTGAATCGGGCATTTTAGAACTTTATGTCTTTGGTGTAACAACCGAAGAAGAAAATAAAGAGGTGCAGGATATGGCCAGGCAGCATGAAGATGTTCAGGCCGAGATCCTTTCTATAGAAAAAGCCGTAATAGACCTATCTTACGCCGTATCTCCGGATCTTTCGCCGGAAGTATACCATAGGGTGCGCATGCAGCTTATAGAGAAACATTCGGGCGTGGTGCCAATGGAATCGCGCAAAAGCAGCACAGCATCGTATCTTGGATGGGCAGCAGCCGTCATATTCCTTTTCGGCATAGGCGCGCAGTACTATATGTATAACCAGGAAACACAGGAGGCACAATCGGCATCGGCTGCGCAGCGTAATAAATACGAACAGATGGTAGCCAGCCTGACCAAGGATAATACACAGAGTGAAAAAGCATTAAGCGTTATTCGTGCTAAAAACAGCAGCGTGGTTACACTTGCGGGACAGGAAGCAGCACCTGATGCTTACGCAAAAATGTACGTAAACAACGATAAGAAAGAAATTTACGTTGATATAGCAGGTCTTCCCGAAGCTCCTGAGGGTAAGGTATACCAGGTTTGGGCGATAATGCTCGACCCGCTTACCCCAACCAGTATAGGTGTGCTTGATAAAAACAAAGTAGCCGAAAGCAAAGGCATTATAGCAGTAGACAACTTTAACGGCGCACAAGCCTTTGGTATTACCCTTGAGCCCGCGGGCGGAAGTCCTTCACCTACAATGGAAATGCTTTATACTTTAGGAAAAGTATAA
- a CDS encoding NAD-dependent deacetylase has translation MKKLVILSGAGMSAESGIKTFRDAGGLWEGHDVMEVASPEGWRKNQALVLDFYNKRRQQLFEVQPNQGHIIAAELEKDFDVHIITQNVDDLHERAGSTNVLHLHGELLKARSIHNEFDIVDWKTDINTGDLHTDGHQLRPHIVWFGEAVPAIADAIDIIEDADYVIIVGTSMQVYPAAGLIEYAQRDTLLFYIDPNPASIPNLKNALEVIPMTASEGMAVVRERLRAF, from the coding sequence ATGAAAAAACTGGTAATACTTTCAGGTGCAGGCATGAGTGCCGAAAGCGGCATTAAAACCTTTCGCGACGCCGGAGGACTTTGGGAAGGCCATGACGTTATGGAAGTTGCATCACCCGAAGGCTGGCGCAAAAACCAGGCTCTGGTACTGGATTTTTACAATAAACGCCGCCAGCAGCTGTTTGAAGTGCAACCCAACCAGGGACACATAATTGCTGCCGAACTTGAAAAAGACTTTGATGTACACATAATTACCCAAAACGTAGATGACCTGCACGAACGCGCGGGTAGCACAAATGTTTTACACCTGCATGGCGAACTCCTTAAAGCCCGCAGCATTCACAACGAATTTGATATTGTAGACTGGAAAACCGATATAAACACAGGCGATCTGCATACCGATGGGCATCAGTTGCGCCCGCATATTGTGTGGTTTGGCGAGGCTGTTCCGGCAATTGCCGATGCCATAGACATCATTGAAGATGCCGACTATGTAATTATCGTTGGTACATCTATGCAGGTATACCCCGCTGCAGGCTTAATAGAATATGCCCAACGTGACACTCTTTTATTTTACATAGACCCCAACCCGGCAAGCATCCCTAACTTAAAGAATGCTCTGGAAGTTATTCCTATGACTGCCAGCGAAGGCATGGCGGTGGTAAGGGAAAGATTGAGAGCATTTTAA
- a CDS encoding adenylosuccinate lyase — translation MQQLSELNAISPIDGRYRSKTAALSGYFSEEALIKYRVLVEIEYFIALCELPLPQLAGVDKSTFGPLRDLYKNFSSEDALQIKEIEKTTNHDVKAVEYFIKAGFDKLGLNEYKEFIHFGLTSQDINNTAIPLSTKEAFENVYMPSLIAVIAKLKELSVEWKDIPMLARTHGQPASPTRLGKEILVFVERLEEQLRLLFMVPFAAKFGGATGNFNAHFIAYPKNDWRKFGNDFVEGTLGLKHSFPTTQIEHYDHFAAFFDALKRINTILIDLDRDIWTYVSMDYFKQKIKEGEIGSSAMPHKVNPIDFENSEGNLGIANAIFEHLSAKLPVSRLQRDLTDSTVLRNIGVPMGHTIISFEATLKGLNKLLLNEDKFAEDLERNWAVVAEAIQTILRREAYPNPYEALKDLTRTNTVINKESMHAFIGNLNVSDEIKEELLQITPGNYLGISP, via the coding sequence ATGCAACAACTATCTGAACTTAATGCCATATCGCCGATAGACGGACGGTACAGGAGCAAAACGGCAGCGTTGTCAGGCTATTTCTCTGAAGAAGCACTGATTAAATACCGCGTGCTGGTAGAAATTGAATATTTTATCGCCCTGTGCGAACTGCCTTTACCGCAGCTTGCAGGTGTAGATAAAAGCACATTTGGACCGCTTCGCGACCTTTACAAAAACTTTTCTAGCGAGGATGCGCTTCAGATAAAAGAAATCGAGAAAACGACCAACCACGATGTTAAAGCCGTGGAATATTTTATAAAAGCAGGATTTGATAAACTTGGGCTTAACGAGTACAAAGAATTTATTCACTTTGGACTTACATCTCAGGACATCAACAACACTGCGATACCGCTTTCTACCAAAGAAGCGTTTGAAAACGTATACATGCCATCGCTTATAGCTGTTATCGCTAAACTGAAAGAGCTTAGCGTAGAATGGAAAGACATACCAATGCTTGCCCGTACTCACGGACAGCCTGCTTCTCCTACCCGTCTGGGTAAAGAGATACTAGTATTTGTAGAGCGTCTTGAAGAGCAGTTACGCCTTCTGTTTATGGTTCCTTTTGCTGCCAAATTTGGTGGTGCTACGGGTAACTTTAACGCACACTTTATTGCTTATCCTAAAAACGACTGGAGAAAATTCGGTAATGATTTCGTAGAAGGTACACTTGGGCTTAAGCATTCGTTCCCAACAACTCAAATTGAGCATTACGACCACTTTGCAGCATTTTTTGATGCACTTAAGCGCATCAATACAATACTTATTGACCTTGACAGGGATATCTGGACATATGTGTCTATGGATTACTTCAAGCAAAAAATTAAAGAAGGCGAAATAGGTTCATCGGCAATGCCACACAAGGTTAACCCAATTGACTTTGAAAACTCTGAAGGTAACTTAGGTATTGCTAACGCTATATTCGAACACCTTTCTGCCAAGCTGCCTGTATCAAGATTACAGCGCGACCTTACAGACAGTACCGTTCTAAGAAATATCGGTGTACCGATGGGCCATACCATCATTTCGTTTGAGGCTACACTTAAAGGACTTAACAAACTATTGCTTAACGAAGATAAGTTTGCAGAAGACCTTGAAAGGAACTGGGCTGTTGTAGCCGAGGCTATACAGACCATACTTCGCCGTGAGGCTTATCCTAACCCTTATGAGGCACTTAAAGACCTTACAAGGACGAATACGGTTATAAACAAGGAGTCTATGCACGCCTTTATTGGTAACTTAAATGTTAGCGACGAAATTAAAGAAGAACTATTACAGATAACCCCTGGTAACTATCTTGGGATCTCACCCTAA